The following proteins come from a genomic window of Salminus brasiliensis chromosome 15, fSalBra1.hap2, whole genome shotgun sequence:
- the LOC140535442 gene encoding rho-related GTP-binding protein RhoU encodes MPPQDDQVPPVPPRRAGTLSLSQPERRLKCVLVGDGAVGKTSLIVSYTTNGYPTEYIPTAIDHFSARVVVDGRPVRLQLCDMAGQVEFERLRPLCYHNADVVLLCYSVVLPPTFRSVTERWAPEIRRLCPGVPVVLVGTQSDLREDVQVLIRLAAEQERPVGEEDARLCAQNIGAVAFTECSALTQKNLKEVFDAAIVASLQHAEEVREEGLRGRHTLREKTPDKIKQLSETWWRKLSCFV; translated from the exons ATGCCGCCTCAGGACGACCAGGTTCCTCCGGTTCCACCCAGAAGAGCCGGGACTCTTTCCCTGTCCCAGCCGGAGAGGAGGCTGAAGTGTGTGCTGGTGGGAgacggagcggtgggcaaaacCAGCCTGATTGTGAGCTACACCACCAACGGATACCCAACCGAGTACATCCCCACTGCAATAGACCACTTCTCAG CGAGGGTGGTGGTGGATGGAAGACCGGTACGgcttcagctgtgtgacatgGCCGGACAG gtggagtTTGAGCGCCTCCGTCCACTCTGTTACCACAACGCTGATGTTGTCCTACTTTGCTACAGTGTCGTCCTGCCACCCACCTTCCGCAGTGTGACGGAGCGGTGGGCGCCAGAGATCCGTCGCCTGTGCCCGGGGGTGCCTGTTGTCCTTGTAGGGACACAGTCAGATCTGAGGGAGGACGTGCAGGTCCTCATCCGACTCGCGGCAGAGCAGGAGCGGCCAGTCGGTGAGGAGGACGCACGTCTGTGTGCTCAGAACATCGGGGCCGTGGCCTTCACAGAGTGTTCGGCACTAACGCAGAAGAACCTGAAGGAGGTGTTCGACGCAGCCATCGTGGCGAGCCTTCAGCATGCGGAGGAGGTGCGTGAGGAGGGACTGAGGGGGAGGCACACGCTGAGGGAGAAAACGCCTGACAAGATCAAACAACTCTCAGAAACCTGGTGGAGAAAACTCAGCTGTTTTGTGTGA
- the dla gene encoding delta-like protein A — translation MGRMLLLLSILYILASQGFCSGVFELKLQEFLNKKGVQGNRNCCKSGSPSPYQQCECKTFFRVCLKHYQPNASPEPPCTYGGAVTPVVGSNSFQVPDTLPDGSFSNPIRINFGFTWPGTFSLIIEAVHAESKEDLTTENPERIISTMSTQRHLTVGEDWSQDLHSAGRTELKFSYRFVCDEHYYGEGCSVFCRPRDDTFGHFTCGERGEIICDAGWKGQYCTEPICLPGCDEEHGFCEKPGECKCRVGFKGRYCDECIRYPGCLHGTCQQPWQCNCQEGWGGLFCNQDLNYCTHHKPCLNGATCSNTGQGSYTCSCRPGFTGTSCEIEVNECAGNPCRNGGSCTDMENTYSCACPPGYYGKNCELSAMTCADGPCFNGGRCADNPDGGYFCQCPTGYAGFNCEKKIDHCTSGPCSNGARCVDLVNSYLCQCPEGFTGMNCDRISDECSLYPCQNGGTCQEGANGYTCACPPGYTGRNCSSPISRCQHNPCHNGATCHERNNRYVCACVPGYGGRNCQFLLPDRASQTAGDIPWTAVGSGVLLVLLLIIACSVLVVCIRSKVQRRRRDREEEVANGENETINNLTNNCHRDKDLAVSVVGVAPVKNINKKIDFHGDHDDLSVTAEKSGYKSRHHASDYNLVHEVKYEVKHEVKLEHNGKEMAAKELSDSCEDVKCQSLQDSSPCEFEEKRRKRLKSDASKYSESRYSESKFSESKYSESKYSESNYSDSLYSESACASACASASVSACVDNKYKSVMVMSEEKDECVIATEV, via the exons ATGGGGcgcatgctgctgctgctctccatCCTCTACATCTTGGCAAGCCAG GGCTTCTGCTCTGGTGTCTTTGAGCTCAAGCTGCAGGAGTTCCTCAACAAGAAAGGCGTTCAGGGCAACCGCAACTGCTGCAAGAGCGGCTCACCGTCGCCCTACCAGCAGTGCGAGTGTAAGACGTTCTTCCGGGTGTGCCTGAAGCACTACCAGCCCAACGCTTCGCCCGAGCCACCGTGCACCTACGGAGGCGCAGTCACGCCCGTTGTGGGCTCCAACTCTTTCCAGGTGCCAGACACGTTACCAGACGGCTCCTTCAGCAACCCCATCCGGATCAACTTCGGCTTCACGTGGCCG GGGACGTTCTCACTGATCATCGAAGCAGTCCATGCAGAGTCCAAAGAAGATCTGACCACAG AGAACCCAGAGCGCATCATCAGCACCATGAGCACCCAGAGGCACCTGACTGTGGGGGAAGACTGGTCCCAGGACCTGCACAGCGCTGGCAGGACCGAGCTCAAGTTCTCCTACCGCTTCGTCTGCGATGAGCACTACTACGGCGAGGGCTGTTCTGTCTTCTGCCGGCCCAGAGACGACACCTTCGGGCACTTCACTTGTGGGGAACGCGGCGAGATTATCTGCGACGCCGGCTGGAAGGGCCAGTACTGCACGGAGC CGATCTGCCTCCCCGGATGTGACGAGGAGCATGGCTTTTGTGAGAAGCCAGGAGAGTGCAA GTGCAGAGTGGGCTTCAAAGGCCGATACTGTGACGAGTGCATCCGTTACCCTGGATGCCTCCACGGGACCTGTCAGCAGCCATGGCAATGCAACTGCCAGGAGGGATGGGGAGGCCTCTTCTGCAACCAGG ATCTGAACTACTGCACACATCACAAGCCCTGCCTGAATGGAGCCACTTGTAGCAACACTGGCCAGGGCAGCTACACCTGTTCCTGTCGCCCGGGATTCACAGGCACCAGCTGCGAGATCGAGGTCAACGAATGCGCGGGGAACCCCTGCCGCAACGGAGGGAGCTGCACG GATATGGAGAACACCTACAGCTGTGCCTGTCCTCCTGGGTACTACGGCAAAAACTGCGAGCTGAGTGCCATGACGTGTGCAGATGGTCCCTGCTTCAATGGTGGCCGTTGCGCCGATAATCCGGATGGTGGCTACTTCTGCCAGTGTCCCACAGGTTACGCTGGGTTCAACTGTGAGAAGAAGATCGACCACTGTACATCGGGCCCTTGCTCAAATG GAGCTCGTTGTGTGGACCTGGTGAACTCCTACCTGTGCCAATGTCCTGAGGGCTTCACGGGAATGAACTGCGACCGCATCAGCGACGAGTGCTCCCTCTACCCCTGCCAAAATGGTGGCACCTGCCAAGAGGGTGCGAATGGCTATACCTGCGCGTGCCCACCTGGTTACACCGGCCGCAACTGCAGCTCACCAATCAGTCGCTGCCAGCACAACCCATGTCACAATGGTGCCACCTGCCACGAACGCAACAATCGCTACGTCTGCGCCTGCGTTCCCGGCTATGGAGGACGCAACTGTCAGTTTCTGCTCCCAGACCGGGCTTCCCAAACAGCCGGTGACATACCTTGGACTGCAGTTGGATCAGGAGTGCTGCTGGTGCTGTTGCTGATCATTGCTTGTTCAGTCCTGGTGGTCTGCATCCGGTCGAAGGTGCAGCGGCGGAGGAGGGACCGCGAAGAGGAAGTGGCCAACGGGGAAAACGAGACGATCAACAACCTCACCAACAACTGCCATCGGGACAAGGACCTTGCCGTCAGCGTGGTGGGAGTCGCACCGGTCAAGAACATCAACAAGAAGATCGACTTCCATGGCGATCACGATGACTTGAGCGTGACCGCCGAGAAGAGCGGATACAAGTCAAGACACCACGCCTCCGACTACAACCTTGTGCACGAAGTGAAGTATGAAGTCAAGCACGAGGTGAAGCTGGAGCACAACGGGAAAGAGATGGCGGCCAAGGAGCTGTCCGACAGCTGCGAAGACGTGAAGTGCCAAAGCTTGCAAGACTCGAGTCCTTGCGAGTTCGAGGAAAAGCGCAGGAAACGTCTGAAAAG CGACGCATCAAAGTATTCCGAGTCCAGATACTCCGAGTCAAAGTTCTCAGAGTCGAAGTACTCCGAGTCAAAGTATTCCGAGTCGAACTATTCCGATTCGCTGTATTCCGAGTCAGCATGCGCATCTGCATGTGCATCGGCATCCGTGTCGGCATGTGTCGACAACAAATACAAATCCGTCATGGTCATGTCGGAGGAAAAAGATGAATGTGTAATTGCAACTGAG GTGTAA